TCTGTGgaaggaaaatcccaaaaaaagccGAATTTGGCCCAAAAGGGCGAAGGCAGCTCGGGGAAAGGAGGAGCCGGAGCCaggggaaggatttgggggtaaaaaagggaattttggggagagggaaaagattttggggtgggatagGAAGGGTTTGGGGCGGAATGAAATATTtagggtgggatttggggtgaaatctgaggggttttgggtgggatttgagggTTTAGGGCGGAATGAAGGGATTtagggtgggatttgggggattttgagtgAAATTTGAGGGATTTAGGGCAAAATTTGAGGGTTTTGGGTGGAATCTGAGGGgctttgggtgggatttgaggggtttggggtgaaatttgagGGATTTAGGGTGGGATTttaggggtttggggtggaatgaagggatttggggtgaaatttgagGATTTAGGGTGGGATCAGGGTGGGCTCAGAGGGATTTAGGGTGGGATTTGAGGATTTAGGGTGGAATCTGAGGATTTAGGATGGGATTAGGGTGGGctcagagggattttggggtgaaatttgagGATTTAGGGCGGGctcagagggatttggggtgggatttgaaGGGTTTAGGGTGGaatgaagggattttggggtgaaatttgagGATTTAGGGTGGGATTTAGAGGGTTTAGGGTGGGCTCAGAGGGTTTAGGGTGGaatgaagggattttggggtgaaatttgagGATTTAGGGTGGGCTCAGAGGGTTTAGGGTGGAATGAAGGGATTTTGGGTGTgatctgaggggttttgggtgggatttggaggATTAGGGTgggctcagggtgggatttatgggattctgggtgggtttggggtgggctgtgccgcccccagccccatttcccccccgTGCGGGGTCAGGGCAGCGCCCGGTGCCGGCGGCGTTTCGGCGATTCCCGTCATGGAgcgcggggggggcggggctgggggggcagcGCTGTCGCGACATGTCCCGATGGCGGCGGATATCCGGCGATAGCTCGCGATATATCGTGATATCTCCTGATGTATTGTGATATCTGGTGGTATCTCCTGATATCTCCTGATGTATCGTGATATCTGGTGGTATCTCCTGATATCTCTCAATATATCGTGATATCCAGCGATATCTCCAAATACCTCCTGATATATCACAATATCTGGTGATATCTCCTGATATCTCCCAATATATCAcaatatacagaaatatatcCCAATATCACCCAATAAATGGCAAGATCCATCAATATCTCCCAATATATCGCGATATAGCCACCGACATCTGGCGCTGTATCACAATATTCATTGATATTCCCCGATATATCCGCCGACATCAATCGATGTCTCCCGATATATCGGGATATATCCGCCGATATCTGGCGCTATATCACGATATTCACTGATATTCCCCGATATATCGCGATATCCCGCGATAACCCCCGATACTGTGCAATATCTGCCAATATCTCGCGCTCTATCGTGACATGTCGCGACAGCACCCCCCCTAGCGGGGCCTAGGCCAGGCAGGACTCGATGGCGGCCACGATCTTGAGCAGTTTGGGGTCGCTGTCCACGAAGCCATCGCCGTTCTGGGGAGGGGGACGCCCCAAAATTGgggatggggaccccaaaactgggacagggaccccaaaatgggggggtggggtgggggaggggcacgCACCTTTTTGGAGTGGACCAGGTGTCCCCCCACGGTCACCTCAAACCATCCCGTCACCTCCGGGGTGCCCTGGCCAGTCTGGGGGTGAGGGGGGGGGGGCAgctgagacaccccaaaatcccccctgggaccccaccccaaaaaacccccaaaaatccccccaaaatcccctctggATTCCAGcccaaaagcccccaaaaatccccctaaaaccCTCTGGATccccccccaaatcacccctggggaccccaccccaaaaaatccccaaaaatccccctaaaatcctctggatcccccccaaaatcacccctggggaccccaccccaaaaaatccccccaaaatcccctctggattccaccccaaaaacccccctagggaccccaccccaaaaaaacccccaaaatccccccaaaatctgccctggagaccccaccccaaaaatcccaaggttccccccaaaaattctctggattccaccccaaaaaactctgagatcccccccaaaatcccccctgggACCTcgtcccaaaaaaatcccaaaaattcccccaaaatcccccctggggaccccaccccaaaaaccccaaaaatcgccccaaaatcccccgagaccccaccccaaaaaatcccaaggttccccccaaaatcctctggGTTccacccccaaatttggggaccccagccccaaaccaccccagACCCTCAAAACttggggaccccagacccaaatcaccccagacccccccaaatttgggatcccc
Above is a window of Ammospiza caudacuta isolate bAmmCau1 chromosome 35, bAmmCau1.pri, whole genome shotgun sequence DNA encoding:
- the SELENOW gene encoding selenoprotein W; translated protein: MAPLRVHVLYCGAUGYKPKFVKLKQELERRFPGALDVTGQGTPEVTGWFEVTVGGHLVHSKKNGDGFVDSDPKLLKIVAAIESCLA